The following is a genomic window from Phaseolus vulgaris cultivar G19833 chromosome 6, P. vulgaris v2.0, whole genome shotgun sequence.
aaatataaatatattcaatataatataaacatatttatattagaataatggtaattataaatataaatgtaacTTTTCGtgaataaaatatgtaaatgagatgttgaatatttataatacatatattaaataaaataattgttttgtttCTAATAATCATTCATGGGAGGAGTTTATGATTGTTATTATCGGatgaattttgaaattaatgTATGATTTAAAATGACTGAGGTTTACTCGGAGAGAACATTGGCTACCTTGCCAAACTCTGTGAACTGCAAAATGTGACAAAATGTCAGTCAGGAAAATCGTCGAACACTTTGCGTTCCATCGCAGCACACTCTCTTCCTTCCACTTCCACCACTTCTCGCGTCCACTCTCCTCTCATTCCGCTCAATGCCTTCACCAACGAAACCAGAACCAGGACCCTCACTCTCTGTTGAAACAAGACCCAAATGAAATATGCGCTTCTCTATGGGTCAAAGCCTTCTCCTCTCCGCATAACACATCGTTCCCCAACCTCACCGGCTTCCTCTCCAACTTCGATCTCTGGCTCCTCGCATACCAACGCTCATGCGCCCACGCCACTGGCACCTTCCCTCCCCGTAACGCCGTCGGCATCCTCGTTCTCCACTCCCTGCTCTCCCTCCGTAATGCCGTAATCCGCAACCGTTTCCAATGGAACGACAAAACGAACCCTCTCCTTCGCGCCCCCAACGACGCCGCCGCTTCGAAGCCCCTGTCCAAACGCAGACTCCAAGCCGCTATCAAATCCGACGCGTCCTGCTTCCAGGACCGCGTCGTTCAGGAGGTTCTCCTCATGATTCTCGAACCTGTTTTCGAACGCCGGTTCTCCCCCAAATCGCACGCGTTTCGACCTGGTCGAAATGCCCACACGGTCATTCGCACCATTCGGAGTAACTTCGCAGGGTACTTGTGGTTCCTCAAAGGGGATTTGGCTGAGATTTTGAACCACGTGGATCCACATGTTGTGATGCGTTCCCTTGAGAAGGGTACTAGGGATAAGAAAATTTTGGGTTTGATAAAATCTGCGCTTGAGGGGGCGAACATGCGTGGTGCTTCGCGCAAGGAAGAGATTGTTGAGGAGTTGACGAGGCTTAAGAAGAAGAGGGCTACGAAGAAGAAGATTCTGAAAGAGAATGAGCCGAAGCCTGATCCTTATTGGTTGAGAACGTTTTTTAGTTTTGCTCCTGAGGAGGCTGCTAAGGTACCTAATTATGGGCATTGTGGGATTTTAAGTCCTTTGCTTGCCAATGTTTGTCTTAATGAGTTGGATTATTGGATGGAGAAAATGATTGTTGAGTTTTTTAGGCCTAGTGAGTTTGATTCCATATGGAAGTATTCGATTGATGATGGGTGTCATAACCCGGCATGGCCTGAGTTTGTTCCGTCGAGTGGGAAGGAAAAGACTAGGAAGATGGATTATGTTAGATACGGGGGGCATTTTTTGATTGGGATTCGAGGGCCTAGGGAGGATGCTGTGGAATTGAGGAAGAAGATTGTTGCATTTTGTGAGAGTGAGCTTGGGGTGAGGTTGGATAATTCCAAGCTGGAGATTGAGCATGTTACTAGGGGGATACAGTTCTTGGATCATATAATATGCCGGAGGGTGATACACCCTACCTTGCGTTACACGGGTTCTGGAGGGAACATTGTGAGTGAAAAGGGTGTGGGGACTTTGCTTTCTGTTACTGCTTGCTTGCAGCAATGCATTC
Proteins encoded in this region:
- the LOC137832375 gene encoding nuclear intron maturase 1, mitochondrial, which gives rise to MSVRKIVEHFAFHRSTLSSFHFHHFSRPLSSHSAQCLHQRNQNQDPHSLLKQDPNEICASLWVKAFSSPHNTSFPNLTGFLSNFDLWLLAYQRSCAHATGTFPPRNAVGILVLHSLLSLRNAVIRNRFQWNDKTNPLLRAPNDAAASKPLSKRRLQAAIKSDASCFQDRVVQEVLLMILEPVFERRFSPKSHAFRPGRNAHTVIRTIRSNFAGYLWFLKGDLAEILNHVDPHVVMRSLEKGTRDKKILGLIKSALEGANMRGASRKEEIVEELTRLKKKRATKKKILKENEPKPDPYWLRTFFSFAPEEAAKVPNYGHCGILSPLLANVCLNELDYWMEKMIVEFFRPSEFDSIWKYSIDDGCHNPAWPEFVPSSGKEKTRKMDYVRYGGHFLIGIRGPREDAVELRKKIVAFCESELGVRLDNSKLEIEHVTRGIQFLDHIICRRVIHPTLRYTGSGGNIVSEKGVGTLLSVTACLQQCIRQFRRLELVKGDKDPEPLPCNPMLYSGQAHTNSQMNKFLETMADWYRYADNRKKVVGFCAYVVRSSLAKLYAARYRLKSRAKVYGIASRNLSRPLRESSNNSAPEYSDLLRMGLVDPIEGVQFSHMSLIPSCDYNPFPRNWIPDHERVLHEYIQLENPKFFCELLRSVKQKGLNLPQDEISQMVWDYKTHGVCYFRSNKDNKLKSDLKKITA